In one Silene latifolia isolate original U9 population chromosome 10, ASM4854445v1, whole genome shotgun sequence genomic region, the following are encoded:
- the LOC141609065 gene encoding uncharacterized protein LOC141609065: protein MQKVRTVTMMRLHEEAGHRIATEQLIVISLEEDILGAERQALISWDLLAVWAGLDQIDIAHIFVWMKILKLRVISEKNIPSDQYGFMCPYVLSLFIPDFSFEQRVDYIAQQLATTKKLIFGAYNEKGTHWVLAAIMPTSNKVFWLDSLHHQPSETFKHLINMAFKKKRANEQDQPTEDSYVGPDFITITWAPRQPDSIQCGYYACRFMLEIIRRRYLVIPEKYAINPSTVERYSSVDIDEVRDMWGNYVLEYIRNA, encoded by the exons atgcaaaaagtaagaacggtgacgatgatgagactgcatgaggaggctggccatcgcatagccaccgagcaattgatagttatttcgctcgaggaggatattctaggggccgagcgccaagcgcttatatcatgggatctgctagccgtatgggctggcctagaccagattgatatagcacacatatttgtttggatgaa gatattgaaattgagagtgatctccgagaagaatattccatctgatcaatacggattcatgtgcccctatgttttatctttatttattccggatttctcgttcgaacaacgggtagattatattgctcagcaattggcgacaaccaagaagctgatttttggcgcttataatgaaaaagg gactcattgggtgctagcagccatcatgccgacaagcaataaagttttctggttggactctttacatcatcaaccaagcgagacttttaagcacttgattaatat ggcctttaagaagaaaagagcaaacgagcaggatcaacccacggaagattcttatgttggccctgattttattacgataacatgg gcccctcgccagccagatagcatacaatgtggatactatgcttgtcggttcatgttggagattattaggcgaagatatctcgttattccagaaaag tatgcaatcaacccgtctACAGTTGAGCggtactcaagtgtagatatagacgaggtaagagacatgtggggcaactacgtcttagaatatattagaaatgcatga